In Oryza brachyantha chromosome 2, ObraRS2, whole genome shotgun sequence, a single window of DNA contains:
- the LOC102708689 gene encoding E3 ubiquitin-protein ligase WAV3-like isoform X1, translating to MESRWRKAKMSLGLNLCVYVPRTLDDGDSPSTGSSTAALVSPVASSSSAATSANTTPTAEQTGGKVKGGSGALMPTTPTPTSAGLRLSKSGSKSFKKTCAICLTTMKPGQGHALFTAECSHTFHFHCIAANVKHGSNNCPVCRTKWKELPFRGPLPAEFPQGSARINPVNGHQNGGQMTILRPLPRARSSGRLHHMTSLLPDTDRSVFNDDEPLDSLSEANEGSEQGCLRTVEIKTYPEFTEVPESTSERNFTVLVHLKAPLAQTLQTDSKLGDGNSLSTTRAPVDLITVLDVSGSMAGTKLALLKRAMGFVIQNLGSSDRLSVIAFSSSARRLFPLRRMTESGRLQSLQAVNSLTSNGGTNIAEGLRKGSKVIEERQAKNPVCSIILLSDGQDTYTVSPTAGVHKAAPEYCALLPYTTSGCQQVPVHVFGFGADHDSVSLHSISQTSGGTFSFIETEAAIQDAFAQCIGGLLSVVAQDLHVKVESLHPDVHFGSIRSGSYSSRLADDKRNGSIDVGDMYAEEERDFLVSVNVPPGYGETALLKVGCVYKDPLMKETINMADVQVKISRPAFVSVQSVSIEVDRQKNRLHAAEVMAEARLSAERGDLTHAVSLLEDCRKMIMGSTSGQSGDRLCQALDAELKEMQERMANRQRYEASGRAYVLSGLSSHSWQRATARGDSTDSESLIQAYQTSSMVDMLLRSQTMSRSSTPRQMRHVKSFPARPQPR from the exons ATGGAGAGCAGATGGAGGAAGGCCAAGATGTCCCTGGGGCTCAACCTCTGCGTCTACGTCCCCAGGACGCTGGACGACGGCGACTCGCCGTCCACCGGGTcctccacggcggcgctgGTGTCGCCGGtggcctcctcgtcgtcggccgcAACCAGCGCGAACACCACCCCCACGGCGGAGCAGACCGGCGGCAAGGTGAAGGGTGGCTCCGGCGCGCTGATGCCGACCACCCCGACGCCGACCTCCGCCGGCCTTCGCCTCTCCAAATCCGGTAGCAAATCCTTCAAG aAAACATGCGCAATATGTTTGACCACAATGAAGCCTGGTCAGGGCCATGCTCTATTCACAGCAGAGTGCTCCCATACCTTCCACTTCCATTGTATAGCTGCAAATGTTAAGCACGGAAGCAACAACTGCCCAGTTTGCCGCACCAAATGGAAGGAACTTCCATTTCGAGGTCCCTTGCCTGCTGAATTTCCTCAAGGAAGTGCCAGGATTAATCCAGTTAATGGGCACCAAAATGGTGGGCAGATGACCATACTGCGACCACTCCCCCGTGCTCGTTCTTCTGGTCGGCTGCATCATATGACATCTTTGTTGCCTGACACTGACCGTAGTGTTTTTAATGACGATGAACCCTTGGACTCACTGTCTGAAGCAAATGAAGGATCAGAGCAGGGGTGTTTAAGAACAGTTGAAATAAAGACATATCCCGAGTTCACAGAAGTTCCAGAAAGTACTTCAGAAAGAAATTTCACCGTTCTAGTTCATCTAAAGGCACCCCTTGCTCAGACTTTGCAAACAGACAGCAAACTTGGAGATGGCAATAGCTTGAGCACAACGCGAGCCCCTGTTGATCTCATCACAGTGCTTGATGTCAGTGGAAGCATGGCTGGTACTAAACTTGCATTGCTGAAGAGGGCCATGGGATTTGTCATTCAGAACCTTGGCTCTTCAGATCGACTTTCTGTCATTGCCTTCTCATCATCTGCACGCAGGCTCTTCCCGCTCCGGCGGATGACTGAGTCTGGTCGTCTGCAAAGCTTGCAAGCGGTTAATTCGCTGACGTCAAACGGTGGGACCAATATTGCTGAGGGCCTGAGGAAAGGCTCCAAAGTGATTGAAGAGCGGCAGGCCAAGAATCCAGTGTGCAGCATCATCCTACTATCAGATGGGCAAGACACATATACAGTCTCACCAACTGCTGGCGTACACAAAGCAGCACCAGAGTACTGTGCACTACTGCCATATACTACTAGCGGTTGTCAGCAGGTACCAGTTCATGTCTTTGGATTTGGTGCTGACCATGATTCAGTATCACTGCATTCAATCTCACAAACCTCTGGTGGCACCTTCTCATTCATAGAGACAGAGGCTGCCATCCAAGATGCATTTGCCCAATGCATTGGTGGACTCTTGAGTGTTGTTGCACAGGATTTGCATGTAAAGGTGGAGAGCCTCCACCCCGATGTACACTTTGGCTCAATCAGATCAGGCAGCTATTCTAGCAGGCTTGCAGATGATAAGAGGAATGGCTCCATAGATGTTGGTGACATGTATGCTGAAGAGGAAAGGGATTTCCTTGTGTCAGTAAATGTTCCCCCAGGTTATGGTGAAACAGCACTTCTCAAAGTTGGCTGTGTCTACAAAGATCCACTGATGAAGGAGACCATCAATATGGCTGATGTGCAAGTCAAGATCTCCAGGCCAGCATTTGTCTCAGTGCAAAGTGTGTCAATCGAGGTGGACCGCCAAAAGAATCGTCTTCATGCAGCAGAGGTCATGGCTGAAGCAAGGTTGTCCGCAGAGCGTGGTGACCTTACACATGCCGTTTCTTTACTCGAAGACTGCCGGAAGATGATCATGGGGTCAACATCAGGACAATCTGGTGATCGGTTGTGCCAAGCATTGGATGCGGAGCTGAAGGAGATGCAAGAACGGATGGCCAATCGCCAAAGGTATGAGGCATCCGGTCGCGCCTATGTCCTCTCGGGCTTGAGCTCGCACTCATGGCAGAGGGCAACAGCACGAGGTGACTCCACAGACAGCGAGAGCCTAATTCAGGCCTATCAGACTTCATCCATGGTCGACATGCTGCTGCGTTCGCAGACAATGAGCCGCTCCTCGACCCCTCGACAGATGAGGCACGTGAAGTCCTTTCCAGCACGCCCGCAGCCTAGGTAA
- the LOC102708127 gene encoding uncharacterized protein LOC102708127, translating to MGVTRAHIVKNDALEGMLGEFVGGKGGGGGGKAGRAARHSSRLVAALTCLQLAFAIYATFLLYYMSPAVDLRTKPDFAWATRIAQHWKQLMAQPGGGVAPLSPEEVCEHESIDFEQKKSTDATMIRLKRELYEEVRAFQQRSFGAETLPELLRMRSRWSAGGGSQPRVTVILNHFKRRTLCAQLETLRRQTLPFHRAWVLAFGSPNEAALRRIVESYNDSRISFVSSGYDFKYYGRFQMALQSESDFVYLLDDDMIPGARMLEILSHVGGTDKYRNAVLGSIGRILPFRQKDFTFPSYRKFRSKEAGLYLPDPAYDITVDRIVQVDFLSSSWFLAADLVKALFIETPFTFMTGEDLHLSYQLQKYMGAGSFVLPVDPADKETWGDSEHRLAYVAETTVIFKDIVQVRDEQWWRALTSGYVTQWAAMHPQKVDALFYAHSLGEVRALAPLLERFRTTAGRKAYLVVSGGGHCPCEEAATVLKWPKVVCKERRFKIFDLGLGALSGPSPSEVPVVQAVYSSMRGIVRMHNPSVIVAVSDVNAKVKDALRMAADAAVNRTALVLLPRNSISKVLWMATLRPTSLPNWNRMRISVNIITQNRAKSLRRLLASLRSAYYVGDEVPISFNMDSRVDAATLNVVNSFEWPHGGKTLRRRIIQGGLIRAVSESWYPASDDDYGLLLEDDIEVSPYYYLWVKYALLAYRYDPQVALPELSSISLYTPRLVEVVKERPRWNATAFFGRSHHPNTPYLHQLPCSWGAVFFPKHWREFYAYMAARFTEDAKQNPVQIPRSRTNGWQASWKKFLIDMMYLRGYVSLYPNFPNQTSFSTNHMEPGAHISAKDNVLKHDRRDFEVPLVADDFSPLLPAGKMPPASKLPVLNLFNQPVSFKGLKAAGAKLRQDVIGCAATQLVAVDHVTGLPKNCTNF from the exons ATGGGAGTGACCCGCGCGCACATCGTCAAGAATGACGCACTGGAGGGCATGCTGGGCGAGTTCGTCGGCggcaagggcggcggcggcggaggcaagGCGGGGCGCGCGGCAAGGCACTCGTCCAGGCTGGTGGCGGCGCTGACGTGCCTCCAGCTCGCGTTCGCCATCTACGCCACCTTCCTGCTCTACTACATGAGCCCCGCCGTCGACCTGCGCACCAAGCCGGACTTCGCGTGGGCGACCCGCATCGCGCAGCACTGGAAGCAGCTAATGGCGCAGCCCGGCGGCGGAGtggcgccgctgtcgccggagGAGGTGTGCGAGCACGAGAGCATCGACTTCGAGCAGAAGAAGTCCACGGACGCGACGATGATCCGCCTGAAGCGGGAGCTCTACGAGGAGGTGCGCGCCTTCCAGCAGCGGAGCTTCGGCGCCGAGACGCTGCCGGAGCTGCTGCGGATGCGGTCGCGGtggagcgccggcggcgggagccaGCCGCGCGTGACGGTGATCCTCAACCACTTCAAGCGGCGGACGCTGTGCGCGCAGCTGGAGACGCTCCGGCGGCAGACGCTGCCGTTCCACCGCGCCTGGGTGCTCGCCTTCGGGAGCCCCAACGAGGCGGCGCTCCGCCGCATCGTGGAGAGCTACAACGACTCCCGCATCAGCTTCGTCTCCTCCGGCTACGACTTCAAGTACTACGGCCGCTTCCAGATGGCGCTGCAGTCGGAGTCCGACTTCGTCTACCTCCTCGACGACGACATGATCCCCGGCGCCCGCATGCTCGAGATCCTCTCCCACGTCGGCGGCACCGACAAGTACCGCAACGCCGTCCTCGGCAGCATCGGCCGCATCCTCCCCTTCCGGCAGAAGGACTTCACCTTCCCGAGCTACCGCAAGTTCCGCTCCAAGGAGGCCGGCCTCTACCTCCCCGACCCGGCCTACGACATCACCGTCGACCGCATCGTGCAGGTGGACTTCCTCTCCAGCTCGTggttcctcgccgccgacctcgTCAAGGCGCTCTTCATCGAGACGCCCTTCACCTTCATGACCGGCGAGGATCTCCACCTCAGCTACCAGCTGCAGAAGTACATGGGCGCGGGCTCCTTCGTGCTCCCCGTCGACCCCGCCGACAAGGAGACGTGGGGCGACAGCGAGCACCGCCTCGCCTACGTCGCGGAGACGACGGTCATCTTCAAGGACATCGTGCAGGTCCGCGACGAGCAGTGGTGGCGCGCGCTCACCTCCGGCTACGTCACGCAGTGGGCGGCCATGCACCCGCAGAAGGTGGACGCGCTCTTCTACGCGCACTCGCTCGGCGAGGTCCGCGCGCTGGCGCCGCTGCTCGAGCGGTTCCGCACCACCGCCGGCCGGAAGGCCTACCTCGTCGtgtccggcggcggccactGCCCCTGCGAGGAGGCGGCCACGGTGCTCAAGTGGCCCAAGGTGGTGTGCAAGGAGAGGCGCTTCAAGATCTTCGACCTCGGCCTCGGCGCGCTCTCtggcccgtcgccgtcggaggTGCCCGTCGTCCAGGCCGTCTACTCCAGCATGCGCGGCATCGTACGGATGCACAACCCGAgcgtcatcgtcgccgtctccgACGTCAACGCCAAGGTCAAGGACGCGCTCCGCatggccgccgacgccgccgtcaaCCGCACcgccctcgtcctcctcccgcGCAACTCCATCTCCAAGGTGCTCTGGATGGCCACGCTCCGTCCCACCTCGCTGCCGA ATTGGAACAGGATGCGGATCTCGGTGAACATCATCACGCAGAACCGGGCCAAGTCgctgcggcggctgctggCGTCGCTGCGGAGCGCCTACTacgtcggcgacgaggtgCCCATCAGCTTCAACATGGACAGCCGCGTGGACGCGGCGACGCTGAACGTGGTGAACTCCTTCGAGTGGCCGCACGGCGGGAAgacgctgcggcggcggatcaTCCAGGGCGGGCTGATCCGCGCGGTGAGCGAGAGCTGGTacccggcgtccgacgacgactacggcctcctcctcgaggACGACATCGAGGTGTCCCCCTACTACTACCTCTGGGTGAAGTACGCCCTCCTCGCCTACCGCTACGACCCGCAGGTGGCGCTGCCGGAGCTCTCGTCCATCTCGCTCTACACGCCGCGCCTGGTGGAGGTGGTGAAGGAGCGCCCCCGGTGGAACGCCACCGCCTTCTTCGGCCGGAGCCACCACCCCAACACGCCCTACCTCCATCAGCTCCCCTGCAGCTGGGGCGCCGTCTTCTTCCCCAAGCACTGGCGCGAGTTCTACGCCTACATGGCGGCGCGCTTCACCGAGGACGCCAAGCAGAACCCCGTCCAGATACCTCGCTCCCGCACCAATGGCTGGCAGGCGTCGTGGAAGAAGTTCTTGATCGACATGATGTACCTCCGCGGCTACGTCAGCCTCTACCCCAACTTCCCCAACCAGACGAGCTTCTCCACCAACCACATGGAGCCCGGCGCGCACATCAGCGCCAAGGACAACGTCCTCAAGCACGACAGGCGCGACTTCGAGGtgccgctcgtcgccgacgacTTCTCGCCGCTGCTGCCCGCCGGCAAGATGCCGCCGGCGTCCAAGCTGCCCGTGCTCAACCTCTTCAACCAGCCCGTCTCCTTCAAGGGCCTcaaggccgccggcgccaagC
- the LOC102708689 gene encoding E3 ubiquitin-protein ligase WAV3-like isoform X2 — MGVRIPQSPPPSLFRAAQSPELQKEAIFRRCQFANKTCAICLTTMKPGQGHALFTAECSHTFHFHCIAANVKHGSNNCPVCRTKWKELPFRGPLPAEFPQGSARINPVNGHQNGGQMTILRPLPRARSSGRLHHMTSLLPDTDRSVFNDDEPLDSLSEANEGSEQGCLRTVEIKTYPEFTEVPESTSERNFTVLVHLKAPLAQTLQTDSKLGDGNSLSTTRAPVDLITVLDVSGSMAGTKLALLKRAMGFVIQNLGSSDRLSVIAFSSSARRLFPLRRMTESGRLQSLQAVNSLTSNGGTNIAEGLRKGSKVIEERQAKNPVCSIILLSDGQDTYTVSPTAGVHKAAPEYCALLPYTTSGCQQVPVHVFGFGADHDSVSLHSISQTSGGTFSFIETEAAIQDAFAQCIGGLLSVVAQDLHVKVESLHPDVHFGSIRSGSYSSRLADDKRNGSIDVGDMYAEEERDFLVSVNVPPGYGETALLKVGCVYKDPLMKETINMADVQVKISRPAFVSVQSVSIEVDRQKNRLHAAEVMAEARLSAERGDLTHAVSLLEDCRKMIMGSTSGQSGDRLCQALDAELKEMQERMANRQRYEASGRAYVLSGLSSHSWQRATARGDSTDSESLIQAYQTSSMVDMLLRSQTMSRSSTPRQMRHVKSFPARPQPR; from the exons ATGGGGGTACGGATTCCACAGAGCCCACCACCGTCTCTCTTTAGGGCCGCCCAGAGCCCAGAATTGCAAAAGGAAGCTATATTCAGAAGATGCCAGTTTGCAAAT aAAACATGCGCAATATGTTTGACCACAATGAAGCCTGGTCAGGGCCATGCTCTATTCACAGCAGAGTGCTCCCATACCTTCCACTTCCATTGTATAGCTGCAAATGTTAAGCACGGAAGCAACAACTGCCCAGTTTGCCGCACCAAATGGAAGGAACTTCCATTTCGAGGTCCCTTGCCTGCTGAATTTCCTCAAGGAAGTGCCAGGATTAATCCAGTTAATGGGCACCAAAATGGTGGGCAGATGACCATACTGCGACCACTCCCCCGTGCTCGTTCTTCTGGTCGGCTGCATCATATGACATCTTTGTTGCCTGACACTGACCGTAGTGTTTTTAATGACGATGAACCCTTGGACTCACTGTCTGAAGCAAATGAAGGATCAGAGCAGGGGTGTTTAAGAACAGTTGAAATAAAGACATATCCCGAGTTCACAGAAGTTCCAGAAAGTACTTCAGAAAGAAATTTCACCGTTCTAGTTCATCTAAAGGCACCCCTTGCTCAGACTTTGCAAACAGACAGCAAACTTGGAGATGGCAATAGCTTGAGCACAACGCGAGCCCCTGTTGATCTCATCACAGTGCTTGATGTCAGTGGAAGCATGGCTGGTACTAAACTTGCATTGCTGAAGAGGGCCATGGGATTTGTCATTCAGAACCTTGGCTCTTCAGATCGACTTTCTGTCATTGCCTTCTCATCATCTGCACGCAGGCTCTTCCCGCTCCGGCGGATGACTGAGTCTGGTCGTCTGCAAAGCTTGCAAGCGGTTAATTCGCTGACGTCAAACGGTGGGACCAATATTGCTGAGGGCCTGAGGAAAGGCTCCAAAGTGATTGAAGAGCGGCAGGCCAAGAATCCAGTGTGCAGCATCATCCTACTATCAGATGGGCAAGACACATATACAGTCTCACCAACTGCTGGCGTACACAAAGCAGCACCAGAGTACTGTGCACTACTGCCATATACTACTAGCGGTTGTCAGCAGGTACCAGTTCATGTCTTTGGATTTGGTGCTGACCATGATTCAGTATCACTGCATTCAATCTCACAAACCTCTGGTGGCACCTTCTCATTCATAGAGACAGAGGCTGCCATCCAAGATGCATTTGCCCAATGCATTGGTGGACTCTTGAGTGTTGTTGCACAGGATTTGCATGTAAAGGTGGAGAGCCTCCACCCCGATGTACACTTTGGCTCAATCAGATCAGGCAGCTATTCTAGCAGGCTTGCAGATGATAAGAGGAATGGCTCCATAGATGTTGGTGACATGTATGCTGAAGAGGAAAGGGATTTCCTTGTGTCAGTAAATGTTCCCCCAGGTTATGGTGAAACAGCACTTCTCAAAGTTGGCTGTGTCTACAAAGATCCACTGATGAAGGAGACCATCAATATGGCTGATGTGCAAGTCAAGATCTCCAGGCCAGCATTTGTCTCAGTGCAAAGTGTGTCAATCGAGGTGGACCGCCAAAAGAATCGTCTTCATGCAGCAGAGGTCATGGCTGAAGCAAGGTTGTCCGCAGAGCGTGGTGACCTTACACATGCCGTTTCTTTACTCGAAGACTGCCGGAAGATGATCATGGGGTCAACATCAGGACAATCTGGTGATCGGTTGTGCCAAGCATTGGATGCGGAGCTGAAGGAGATGCAAGAACGGATGGCCAATCGCCAAAGGTATGAGGCATCCGGTCGCGCCTATGTCCTCTCGGGCTTGAGCTCGCACTCATGGCAGAGGGCAACAGCACGAGGTGACTCCACAGACAGCGAGAGCCTAATTCAGGCCTATCAGACTTCATCCATGGTCGACATGCTGCTGCGTTCGCAGACAATGAGCCGCTCCTCGACCCCTCGACAGATGAGGCACGTGAAGTCCTTTCCAGCACGCCCGCAGCCTAGGTAA
- the LOC102708411 gene encoding clathrin interactor EPSIN 2, with protein MKKAFDQTVRDLKREVNKKVLKVPGIEQKILDATSNEPWGPHGSLLAEIAQATNNYHEYQMVMNVVWKRINDTGKNWRHVYKGLIVLDYLVAHGTERVIDDIREHSYQISALADFQYIDSSGRDQGSNVRRKSQSLVSLVNDKERIQEVRQKALATRDKYRTSGTHRSPGGYDNDRYEGSYGSRYDNRNGYGGEREYGYREDDRYGGAGNTPNREGDRYSRDSNERYGRDREDEYKGSHSNHEYAEGSGRRSYGRDRDSYGDDEAYSSRGRQSNGDGATQDERPIERKPSNQQIASPPPNYEDVTRDAQDNIHNERNGGTVPVPVAAQKVGAQKVSSPPVSTISVPPGQVNGVHDSTVEDVPAPPPAHAEANGFDEFDPRGSVQDTSAPVNPSPAVNSLEMDLFGSDPISSLALVSVPQPTTSPIVEPSANSGFETNGFMGMPPASTGFDESFDATNPFGDPTPFKVVHEETPAVSQTNAAPAGSFHATGPAADANPFEPASAASFGFGDTLGDLSFGSNAASGQQDIFAPTSLPSDVSPANPSMLPQQAPQPAAAGPPPATHVAATSFAPQAHQAGPSYPHTVTHASSTFPHSQPPHPAATNQSPIPQTVAAAFAPSQMLQPALNLPSGQLNFYAQPVPGTGIDGMSGAPQNGAPSYTPSQPSQFAAPTNLQPSQPAFPPQTATTAPQATSISQGASQPLAPPNSMPSGANFQLQSSSSAPPETIISALQFSQSEPVKKFEPKSTVWADTLSRGLVNLNISGPKANPHADIGVDFDSINRKEKRQEKKVSQAPVVSTINMGKAMGAGSGIGRAGASAMAPPANPMGAGRGVGMGIGPGSGYGGGMGMNRPTGMGMGMNQQQMGMGMGMGMNQQQMGMGMGMNQQPMGMGMGMNQQPMGMNMGMGMNQGMAMRPPMGMGPGGIPGAGYNPMGTGYGGQQPYGGYR; from the exons ATGAAGAAAGCATTCGATCAAACTGTTCGGGACCT GAAAAGAGAGGTGAACAAGAAGGTCCTCAAGGTGCCTGGTATAGAACAAAAG ATTCTTGATGCCACAAGTAACGAGCCATGGGGCCCACATGGATCACTCTTGGCAGAAATTGCCCAAGCAACAAATAACTA CCATGAGTATCAGATGGTCATGAATGTTGTGTGGAAGAGGATCAATGACACTGGTAAAAATTGGCGGCATGTTTATAAG GGATTGATTGTCCTGGATTACTTGGTTGCTCATGGTACAGAGCGGGTTATTGATGACATAAGGGAGCATTCTTATCAGATATCG GCGCTAGCTGATTTCCAGTATATCGATTCGAGTGGGAGAGATCAAGGTAGCAATGTAAGGCGGAAATCACAAAGCCTTGTTAGTTTAGTTAACGACAAAGAGAGAATACAGGAAGTTAGGCAGAAAGCACTTGCTACCAGAGACAA GTACCGGACCAGTGGAACACACAGGAGCCCAGGTGGCTATGACAATGATCGCTACGAAGGAAGCTATGGCAGTAGGTACGATAACAGAAATGGCTATGGGGGAGAAAGAGAGTATGGATATAGAGAAGATGACAGATATGGCGGTGCTGGAAATACACCCAATCGGGAAGGAGATCGTTATTCTAGGGATTCTAATGAGCGTTATGGCAGAGATAGAGAAGATGAGTACAAAGGGAGTCATAGCAACCATGAATATGCAGAAGGATCGGGTCGCAGGAGCTATGGACGAGATAGGGATTCATATGGGGATGATGAAGCTTATTCATCCCG TGGCCGACAAAGCAATGGTGATGGGGCTACTCAGGATGAGAG GCCCATAGAGCGGAAACCTTCTAACCAGCAGATTGCTTCACCGCCACCAAACTATGAAGATGTCACAAGAGATGCCCAGGACAATATTCACAATGAACG AAATGGAGGGACTGTGCCTGTGCCAGTTGCTGCACAAAAGGTTGGTGCACAAAAGGTTTCTTCACCTCCTGTTTCTACAATAAGCGTACCCCCAGGTCAGGTGAATGGTGTCCATGATAGTACAGTAGAAGATGTACCTGCACCACCACCTGCTCATGCTGAAGCTAATGGGTTTGATGAGTTTGATCCTCGTGGATCAGTACAAG ATACTTCGGCTCCAGTTAACCCCTCTCCAGCAGTGAATAGCTTGGAAATGGATTTATTCGGATCAGATCCTATTAGTTCATTGGCTTTGGTATCTGTGCCTCAGCCAACCACCAGCCCAATTGTTGAGCCATCAGCAAATTCGGGATTTGAGACTAATGGTTTTATGGGCATGCCACCGGCTTCTACTGGATTTGATGAG TCCTTTGATGCAACAAATCCTTTTGGGGATCCAACACCTTTCAAGGTTGTTCATGAAGAAACCCCTGCAGTTTCTCAGACAAATGCTGCACCTGCTGGTTCTTTCCATGCTACTGGACCTGCTGCAGATGCAAATCCTTTCGAGCCTGCTTCAGCAGCAAGCTTTGGTTTTGGAGACACTCTTGGCGACCTTTCTTTTGGATCAAATGCTGCATCTGGGCAGCAGGATATTTTTGCACCCACCTCCTTGCCTTCAGATGTATCACCTGCAAACCCATCTATGCTCCCCCAACAGGCACCTCAGCCTGCAGCTGCTGGTCCACCACCTGCTACTCATGTTGCTGCCACTTCATTTGCTCCTCAAGCGCATCAAGCAGGGCCATCCTATCCTCATACAGTTACTCATGCTTCCTCCACATTTCCTCATTCACAACCACCTCATCCTGCAGCCACTAATCAATCTCCAATCCCTCAGACAGTTGCCGCAGCATTTGCTCCTTCACAAATGCTTCAACCTGCACTGAACTTACCATCAGGCCAATTGAACTTTTATGCGCAACCAGTCCCAGGGACTGGCATTGATGGCATGTCTGGGGCTCCACAGAATGGAGCACCATCCTACACTCCTTCACAGCCCTCTCAATTTGCAGCTCCAACAAATCTACAGCCATCTCAGCCAGCCTTCCCCCCACAAACTGCCACTACAGCTCCACAGGCAACATCAATTTCTCAAGGGGCATCTCAGCCTCTTGCACCGCCGAATTCAATGCCTTCTGGTGCGAACTTCCAATTACAATCAAGTTCATCAGCTCCCCCAGAAACAATCATTTCAGCCTTGCAATTTAGTCAATCTGAGCCAGTGAAGAAATTCGAGCCCAAATCTACAGTTTGGGCAGATACATTGAGCCGAGGTCTAGTCAATCTGAACATCTCTGGAC CGAAGGCTAATCCACACGCCGATATTGGAGTTGACTTTGATTCAATCAATCGCAAGGAGAAAAGGCAAGAGAAGAAAGTCTCTCAAGCTCCTGTGGTGTCTACGATCAATATGGGCAAAGCCATGGGAGCTGGTTCTGGCATTGGTCGGGCAGGTGCCAGTGCCATGGCACCTCCAGCCAACCCAATGGGCGCAGGCAGGGGCGTTGGCATGGGAATCGGTCCTGGTTCAGGTTACGGTGGTGGAATGGGAATGAACCGGCCGACGGGCATGGGAATGGGAATGAACCAACAACAgatggggatggggatggGAATGGGAATGAACCAACAACAGATGGGCATGGGCATGGGCATGAACCAACAGCCCATGGGAATGGGAATGGGGATGAACCAACAACCCATGGGAATGAACATGGGCATGGGGATGAACCAGGGGATGGCGATGCGGCCTCCTATGGGAATGGGTCCAGGTGGAATTCCCGGTGCTGGCTACAATCCAATGGGTACTGGATACGGTGGTCAGCAGCCATACGGCGGGTACAGGTGA